The Flavobacterium psychrophilum genome includes a region encoding these proteins:
- a CDS encoding 50S ribosomal protein L28, which translates to MSRVCALTGKRAMVGNNVSHAMNKTKRKFSVNLVKKRFYLPEEDRWITLRVAASTIKTINKNGIAAVLKEAKANGFIK; encoded by the coding sequence ATGTCAAGAGTTTGTGCCCTTACCGGTAAAAGAGCGATGGTTGGAAATAATGTTTCCCACGCAATGAACAAAACTAAAAGGAAGTTTAGTGTAAACTTAGTGAAGAAGCGTTTTTATCTTCCTGAAGAAGATAGGTGGATCACACTTAGAGTAGCCGCTTCTACTATCAAGACAATTAACAAAAACGGTATTGCAGCAGTTTTGAAAGAAGCTAAAGCTAACGGATTTATTAAATAA
- a CDS encoding cell division protein FtsY, translated as MNFFKKIFSSEKKETLDKGLEKTKTSFFSKLSKAVAGKSKVDDEVLDNLEEILVSSDVGVNTTLKIIQRIEARVANDKYLGTDELNQILRDEIAGLLSETNSGDASDFEVPANKKPYVLMVVGVNGVGKTTTIGKLAYQFKKAGHNVVLGAADTFRAAAIDQLQVWADRVGVPIVRQQMGSDPASVAFDTLQSAVSQNADVVIIDTAGRLHNKVNLMNELTKVKRVMQKVIDDAPHDVLLVLDGSTGQNAFEQAKQFTAATEVSCLAVTKLDGTAKGGVVIGISDQFQIPVKYIGVGEGIEDLQVFNKYEFVDSFFK; from the coding sequence ATGAATTTTTTTAAAAAAATATTTTCTTCAGAAAAGAAAGAAACCCTGGATAAGGGACTTGAAAAAACAAAGACATCATTCTTTTCTAAACTTTCAAAGGCGGTAGCCGGAAAATCTAAAGTAGATGATGAGGTTCTTGATAACCTTGAAGAAATACTTGTATCATCAGATGTTGGTGTAAATACTACACTTAAAATTATTCAGCGTATTGAAGCCCGTGTGGCGAACGATAAATACCTGGGTACCGATGAGCTTAACCAGATTTTAAGGGACGAAATTGCCGGGTTACTATCTGAAACCAACAGCGGCGATGCTTCTGACTTTGAAGTTCCGGCGAACAAAAAACCTTACGTACTTATGGTAGTAGGTGTTAATGGTGTTGGTAAAACTACAACTATTGGCAAGCTTGCATATCAGTTTAAAAAAGCCGGACACAATGTGGTACTTGGTGCTGCCGATACCTTTAGGGCTGCGGCGATTGACCAGCTTCAGGTTTGGGCAGACAGGGTAGGTGTGCCTATTGTAAGACAGCAAATGGGTAGCGACCCTGCATCTGTCGCATTTGATACCTTACAGAGTGCTGTAAGTCAGAATGCCGATGTAGTTATTATAGATACTGCCGGACGTCTTCATAATAAGGTTAATCTTATGAATGAACTTACCAAAGTAAAAAGGGTAATGCAGAAAGTGATAGACGACGCTCCTCACGATGTGTTACTTGTTCTTGATGGATCTACCGGGCAAAATGCTTTTGAGCAGGCTAAGCAGTTTACAGCAGCTACAGAGGTATCATGCCTGGCGGTTACTAAACTTGATGGTACTGCTAAAGGTGGTGTGGTAATAGGTATTTCAGACCAGTTCCAGATACCTGTAAAATACATTGGCGTAGGTGAAGGTATTGAAGATCTTCAGGTATTTAACAAATATGAATTTGTAGACTCTTTCTTTAAGTAA
- a CDS encoding histidine kinase, with amino-acid sequence MALYYNLSKVYAISDNDVEFAKQIVSLFLEEVPAEMKNIKHGLKDKDHNKVYHAAHKIKPTLDLLGMTLAYDDVVAVETWSRAEGKKKEIKDIVKSLKEYISKTVKELKKDYDL; translated from the coding sequence ATGGCGTTATACTACAACCTATCTAAAGTATATGCAATCTCTGACAATGATGTTGAGTTTGCTAAGCAGATTGTTTCTCTCTTTTTGGAAGAAGTGCCTGCCGAGATGAAAAATATTAAACATGGCCTTAAAGATAAAGACCACAATAAAGTATACCATGCAGCCCATAAAATTAAGCCTACGCTTGATTTACTGGGTATGACGTTGGCGTATGACGATGTTGTGGCTGTGGAAACCTGGAGCCGCGCCGAAGGTAAAAAGAAGGAAATTAAGGATATTGTAAAAAGCCTTAAAGAATATATAAGCAAGACGGTTAAGGAACTTAAAAAAGATTACGACCTTTAG
- a CDS encoding 2-hydroxyhepta-2,4-diene-1,7-dioate isomerase, whose protein sequence is MKIICIGRNYVKHIEELQNERPDEPVIFLKPDTAVVQKQFPFVIPEFTNDVHHEVEVLVKINKVGKYIDAKFAHKYYDEIGLGIDFTARDLQAKLKEKGLPWEKAKAFDGSAVVGDFVSKTEFPDLNNINFELTSNSTVVQSGNTQHMLWKIDEIIAYVSQYFTLRTGDIIFTGTPEGVAKVSPEDVLEGFIEGKKLFRIQVK, encoded by the coding sequence ATGAAGATAATCTGCATTGGCAGGAATTATGTTAAGCACATTGAAGAACTGCAAAACGAAAGGCCTGATGAGCCTGTTATTTTCTTAAAGCCGGATACGGCTGTTGTGCAAAAGCAATTTCCATTTGTAATTCCTGAGTTTACTAACGATGTACATCATGAAGTTGAGGTGCTGGTTAAAATAAACAAGGTAGGTAAATATATAGATGCCAAATTTGCCCATAAATATTACGACGAGATTGGTTTGGGTATAGATTTTACGGCTCGCGACCTTCAGGCAAAACTGAAGGAAAAAGGTCTGCCGTGGGAAAAAGCTAAAGCATTTGACGGTTCGGCTGTTGTTGGCGACTTTGTGTCTAAGACAGAATTTCCCGACCTTAACAATATTAATTTTGAGCTTACCAGTAATAGTACGGTGGTTCAGTCAGGAAATACACAGCACATGTTGTGGAAGATTGACGAAATTATAGCTTATGTGTCGCAATATTTTACATTGCGTACTGGCGACATCATTTTTACAGGTACTCCGGAAGGGGTTGCGAAAGTTAGCCCTGAAGATGTGCTGGAAGGATTTATTGAAGGAAAGAAACTATTCAGGATACAGGTAAAATAA
- a CDS encoding RNA 2',3'-cyclic phosphate--5'-hydroxyl ligase, whose amino-acid sequence MEALINGTDLLYAGYKETGILGLALKLANSKYHDQPREEVLALFKKVKDYPENFLDDEVLEPLASAMIVEANAPKDETIPLKETSDSYTVYGKEHIEEGARAQMDVAMKLPVTVAGALMPDAHQGYGLPIGGVLATRNAIIPYGVGVDIGCRMALSIYDIPEHHFLQNEAKYKRELIAHTKFGAGHGYHGQYKTKHDVLDRDEFNIAPFIKKLHDKAWSQLGTSGGGNHFVEFGIIEFEQRDEVLNIDKGRYVALLTHSGSRGFGATIAGHYTKLAKSITKLPKEAANLAYLDMNSQEGQEYWIAMNLAGDYASACHQVIHDKMKSALGAQILAKVENHHNFAWKEILNGEEVIVHRKGATPAGKGVMGIIPGSMTAPGFLVRGKGEADAINSASHGAGRQMSRTQAIKSITKADMREILKDHGVTLIGAGRDEAPMAYKNIDAVMASQIELVDVVAKFTPKLVRMADDGSRED is encoded by the coding sequence ATGGAAGCATTAATAAACGGAACCGATTTGCTATACGCCGGTTATAAAGAAACTGGAATATTAGGCCTTGCCTTAAAACTGGCTAACTCTAAATACCACGATCAGCCGAGGGAAGAAGTGCTGGCACTTTTTAAAAAAGTAAAAGACTACCCTGAGAATTTTTTGGACGATGAAGTATTAGAACCATTGGCATCGGCAATGATAGTAGAGGCCAATGCGCCAAAAGATGAAACGATACCATTAAAAGAAACTTCAGATTCTTATACTGTTTACGGTAAAGAACACATAGAAGAAGGTGCCAGGGCCCAGATGGATGTGGCAATGAAACTTCCTGTAACGGTAGCAGGTGCTTTAATGCCTGATGCCCACCAGGGATACGGCTTGCCGATAGGTGGGGTACTGGCTACCAGAAATGCTATTATACCTTATGGTGTAGGTGTAGATATTGGGTGCAGGATGGCATTGTCTATATACGATATACCGGAACATCATTTTTTACAGAATGAAGCCAAATACAAACGAGAGCTTATTGCGCATACCAAATTTGGCGCAGGCCACGGTTATCATGGACAGTACAAGACAAAACATGATGTGCTCGACAGGGATGAATTTAATATTGCACCCTTTATTAAAAAACTGCACGATAAAGCCTGGTCGCAATTAGGTACGTCGGGAGGAGGTAATCACTTTGTAGAATTTGGTATAATTGAATTTGAACAAAGAGATGAGGTGCTGAATATAGATAAAGGCCGTTATGTGGCATTGCTTACGCATTCGGGTTCGAGGGGGTTCGGGGCGACCATAGCGGGTCATTATACAAAACTGGCTAAAAGTATTACCAAACTTCCTAAAGAGGCTGCGAACCTGGCTTATTTAGATATGAATTCGCAGGAAGGGCAGGAGTACTGGATAGCTATGAACCTTGCAGGTGATTATGCTTCGGCCTGTCATCAGGTAATTCATGATAAAATGAAATCGGCTCTTGGTGCACAGATATTAGCTAAAGTAGAGAATCACCATAACTTTGCCTGGAAAGAAATACTTAACGGCGAGGAAGTGATAGTGCATAGAAAAGGTGCTACTCCAGCAGGTAAAGGTGTTATGGGAATTATTCCGGGAAGTATGACAGCACCGGGTTTTTTAGTGAGGGGTAAAGGAGAAGCAGATGCTATTAACTCTGCCTCGCATGGTGCCGGAAGGCAGATGAGCCGTACCCAGGCTATAAAAAGCATAACCAAAGCGGATATGCGCGAGATACTGAAAGATCATGGTGTAACTCTTATCGGTGCCGGTAGGGACGAAGCCCCGATGGCCTATAAAAATATTGATGCTGTAATGGCATCGCAAATCGAACTGGTAGATGTTGTGGCTAAATTTACACCTAAGTTGGTGCGTATGGCAGACGACGGAAGCAGGGAAGATTAA
- a CDS encoding Fe-S oxidoreductase: MNTKAFLITPPFTQLNTPYPGTAYLKGFLNTKNIASFQADLGIEVILKLFSKQGLVDLFNRIELNRQLLTDNQQPLSDNSQRIIALKDEYLKTIDPVILFLQGKNPTLSHLICSEDFLPEASRFAQLEELDWAFGSMGTQDKAKHFATLYLEDISDLIVECIDPHFGFSRYAERLGRSANSFDELYESLQQPYTYIDELLLDLLHQRMLEVQPTVVGFSVPFPGNLYAAFRSAQYIKQHFPGVKITMGGGFPNTELRSLSDARVMEFFDFITLDDGEAPVECLIEYIEGKRSIDQLKRTFALVDGKVQYVDNSGCRDYKQSDVGTPDYSDLLLDNYISVIEIVNPMHRMWSDGRWNKLTMAHGCYWGKCTFCDISLDYIKIYEPLAARLLCDRMEELIAQTGQNGFHFVDEAAPPALMREMALEILRRNLAVTWWTNIRFEKSFTADLCKLLKASGCIAVSGGLEVASDRLLDLIQKGVTVAQVARVTRNFTEAGVMVHAYLMYGFPTQTAQETIDSLEMVRQMFETGILQSGFWHQFAMTAHSPVGMYPEKFGVLKETDAIGSFANNDIVHIDNTGTNHDKFSFGLKKSLFNYMHGICFDYPLQDWFEFKVPRTKVPDDYIFNVLQEDDSFATKPTAKIVWTGHKPAVSYFTKNKKGRSFEMASLTFHDKKESFTIQVSQEQGEWLTSFLEKAAVAEKLVTTFAQAKLHYEDAGLEDFELLWYSKPVNTLREYGLLVL, from the coding sequence TTGAATACCAAAGCTTTTTTAATAACACCTCCTTTTACACAGCTTAATACCCCATATCCGGGTACTGCATATCTTAAGGGGTTTCTCAACACCAAAAACATAGCCTCATTTCAGGCCGATCTTGGTATTGAAGTAATATTAAAATTGTTCTCAAAACAGGGGCTTGTAGATTTGTTCAACAGGATTGAATTAAACCGACAATTGTTGACGGACAACCAACAGCCGTTAAGTGACAATTCGCAGCGTATTATAGCACTAAAAGATGAATATCTTAAAACGATAGATCCTGTTATCCTTTTCCTTCAGGGGAAAAACCCAACGCTTTCGCATTTAATATGCAGTGAAGATTTTCTTCCCGAGGCATCGCGCTTTGCTCAACTGGAAGAGCTTGACTGGGCATTTGGATCTATGGGTACGCAGGATAAGGCAAAGCATTTTGCTACGCTGTACCTTGAAGATATATCAGATCTTATTGTAGAATGCATCGATCCGCATTTTGGCTTTAGCCGCTACGCAGAACGACTAGGACGTTCGGCAAACTCGTTCGATGAATTATATGAAAGTCTTCAGCAGCCATACACTTACATTGATGAATTGCTGCTTGACCTTTTACATCAGCGAATGCTGGAAGTGCAGCCAACCGTAGTTGGATTTTCTGTCCCTTTTCCGGGGAATTTATATGCAGCTTTTAGAAGTGCACAATACATAAAACAACATTTTCCGGGTGTTAAGATCACAATGGGTGGCGGGTTTCCCAATACCGAATTGCGGTCATTGAGCGATGCACGTGTAATGGAGTTTTTCGACTTTATTACGTTAGATGATGGCGAAGCACCTGTTGAATGCCTTATTGAATATATTGAAGGAAAAAGGAGTATCGATCAGCTGAAGCGTACGTTTGCCCTGGTTGATGGAAAAGTTCAATATGTTGATAATTCAGGATGCAGAGATTACAAACAGTCTGATGTTGGTACTCCTGACTATTCTGATTTACTGCTGGATAATTACATTTCGGTAATAGAGATAGTAAATCCCATGCACCGTATGTGGAGCGATGGAAGATGGAATAAACTTACCATGGCGCACGGCTGTTACTGGGGAAAATGTACCTTTTGCGATATCTCACTTGATTATATAAAAATATACGAACCTCTGGCTGCACGCCTTTTGTGCGACCGTATGGAAGAACTTATAGCTCAGACGGGGCAGAATGGTTTTCATTTTGTAGATGAAGCCGCGCCTCCCGCATTGATGCGTGAAATGGCATTGGAAATTCTTCGCCGAAATCTTGCGGTAACATGGTGGACCAACATTCGCTTTGAGAAAAGTTTTACGGCAGATCTTTGTAAACTGCTAAAAGCTTCGGGATGTATTGCTGTTTCGGGCGGACTTGAAGTTGCGTCAGACAGGTTGTTGGATCTTATACAGAAGGGTGTAACGGTAGCTCAGGTGGCACGTGTAACGCGTAACTTTACCGAAGCAGGCGTTATGGTACATGCTTATCTTATGTATGGATTCCCCACGCAAACGGCGCAGGAAACTATCGATTCGTTAGAGATGGTGCGTCAGATGTTTGAAACAGGTATTTTACAATCCGGTTTCTGGCATCAGTTTGCTATGACGGCTCACAGCCCTGTGGGTATGTATCCTGAAAAATTTGGTGTGCTTAAAGAAACAGATGCTATTGGCAGCTTTGCCAATAACGATATTGTGCACATAGATAATACCGGAACCAATCATGATAAGTTTAGCTTTGGGTTAAAGAAATCACTATTTAACTATATGCACGGCATTTGTTTCGATTATCCGTTGCAGGACTGGTTCGAATTTAAAGTGCCGCGTACCAAAGTGCCCGACGACTATATTTTTAACGTGCTTCAGGAAGATGATAGCTTTGCTACAAAACCTACCGCTAAAATAGTGTGGACAGGGCATAAGCCTGCTGTTTCCTATTTCACAAAAAATAAAAAGGGCAGGAGTTTTGAGATGGCTTCGCTTACATTTCATGACAAGAAAGAAAGTTTTACTATCCAGGTTTCGCAGGAGCAGGGCGAGTGGCTTACTTCATTTTTAGAAAAGGCGGCAGTAGCTGAAAAATTAGTTACTACTTTTGCGCAGGCAAAACTGCATTATGAAGATGCCGGCCTGGAAGATTTTGAACTGCTATGGTATAGTAAACCCGTAAACACTTTACGTGAATACGGGCTTTTGGTATTGTAG
- a CDS encoding nucleoside diphosphate kinase, translated as MATNRTFTMIKPDAVENGHIGGILAMIADAGFKIVSLKLTQLTVADAQAFYAVHSARPFYGELVEFMSRGPIVAAILEKENAVEEFRTLIGATNPADAAEGTIRKKYAKSIGENAVHGSDSDENAAIEGAFHFAGREQF; from the coding sequence ATGGCAACAAACAGGACTTTCACAATGATTAAACCGGATGCAGTTGAAAACGGGCATATCGGTGGTATTTTAGCAATGATAGCTGATGCAGGTTTCAAAATCGTATCACTAAAACTTACTCAACTTACTGTAGCTGACGCTCAGGCATTTTACGCTGTGCACAGCGCAAGACCTTTCTACGGAGAACTTGTAGAATTTATGTCAAGAGGCCCTATCGTAGCTGCAATCCTTGAAAAAGAAAATGCAGTTGAAGAATTCAGAACTCTAATCGGAGCTACTAACCCTGCTGATGCAGCTGAAGGTACAATCCGTAAAAAATATGCTAAATCAATTGGTGAGAACGCAGTTCACGGTTCTGACAGTGATGAGAATGCAGCTATTGAAGGTGCTTTCCATTTTGCAGGAAGAGAGCAGTTCTAA
- a CDS encoding ribosomal protein S12 methylthiotransferase has product MRTKSLKKNKINVITLGCSKNVYDSEVLMGQLKASGKDVTHEAPAHEEGNIIVINTCGFIDNAKEESVNMILNYVDKKEQGLVDKVFVTGCLSERYKPDLQREIPNVDQYFGTTELPGLLKALGADYRHELLGERLTTTPKNYAYLKIAEGCDRPCSFCAIPLMRGKHVSQPIEKLVKEAEGLARDGVKELILIAQDLTYYGLDLYKKRNLAELLENLVKVEGIEWIRLHYAFPSGFPMDVLELMKREPKICNYLDIPLQHISDSVLKSMRRGTTQEKTTRLLKEFRAIVPGMTIRTTLIVGYPGETEEDFLILKNWVEEMRFERLGCFTYSHEENTHAYLLEDDVPADVKQQRANEIMEIQSQISWELNQEKIGQTFHCIIDRKEGSHFVARTEFDSPDVDNEVLIDASLAYLKTGEFVNIKITDATEFDLYGVPADVALN; this is encoded by the coding sequence ATGAGAACCAAATCGTTAAAGAAGAATAAGATCAATGTAATAACCTTAGGTTGTTCTAAGAACGTGTACGACAGCGAAGTGCTGATGGGACAACTTAAAGCAAGCGGTAAAGATGTAACCCATGAAGCGCCAGCGCATGAAGAGGGTAACATCATAGTAATCAACACCTGCGGTTTTATTGACAATGCAAAGGAAGAGTCGGTAAACATGATATTGAATTATGTTGACAAGAAAGAACAAGGCCTTGTAGACAAGGTTTTTGTTACCGGATGTCTTAGTGAGCGTTACAAACCGGATCTTCAAAGAGAGATTCCGAATGTAGACCAGTATTTTGGTACTACAGAACTTCCGGGACTTCTTAAAGCCCTTGGAGCAGACTATAGGCACGAGCTTCTTGGTGAACGCCTTACCACTACTCCTAAAAATTACGCTTACCTTAAAATTGCAGAAGGTTGCGACCGTCCGTGCAGTTTTTGCGCTATACCGCTTATGCGTGGTAAACACGTTTCTCAGCCAATTGAAAAACTGGTTAAAGAAGCAGAAGGCCTTGCACGTGATGGCGTAAAAGAACTTATACTTATCGCTCAGGATCTTACTTATTATGGCCTTGACCTTTATAAAAAACGTAACCTCGCTGAATTGCTTGAAAACCTTGTTAAGGTAGAAGGCATTGAGTGGATACGCCTTCATTATGCTTTCCCTTCAGGATTCCCGATGGATGTACTGGAACTTATGAAGCGTGAGCCGAAAATCTGTAACTATCTTGATATTCCGTTACAGCATATCAGCGACAGCGTATTAAAGTCAATGCGCCGTGGTACAACTCAGGAAAAAACAACCAGGCTTCTTAAAGAATTCAGGGCAATTGTTCCCGGAATGACAATAAGAACAACACTAATTGTTGGCTACCCGGGTGAAACCGAAGAAGATTTCCTTATACTTAAAAACTGGGTTGAAGAAATGCGTTTTGAGCGTTTAGGATGCTTTACATATTCTCACGAAGAAAACACACATGCTTACCTGCTTGAAGACGATGTACCTGCCGATGTAAAGCAGCAGCGTGCAAATGAGATCATGGAAATACAGTCTCAGATTTCATGGGAACTAAACCAGGAAAAAATAGGCCAGACTTTCCATTGTATTATCGACAGAAAAGAAGGCAGCCACTTTGTAGCCCGTACAGAATTTGACAGCCCGGATGTTGATAACGAAGTTCTGATTGATGCATCTCTTGCTTACCTTAAAACAGGGGAGTTTGTAAACATCAAAATTACAGACGCTACAGAGTTTGACCTTTATGGTGTTCCTGCAGACGTAGCACTTAACTAA
- a CDS encoding RNA-binding protein, producing MAKRFNEEQPIGDVLKQFMQANRLQEGMDKLDVREAWKNLMGNGVNNYTREIMLRNNTLYVELTSSVLREELTLGKAKIIAMINDELKREVVKNIVLR from the coding sequence ATGGCGAAACGATTTAATGAAGAGCAGCCAATAGGCGATGTGCTTAAACAGTTTATGCAGGCAAACCGCCTTCAGGAAGGTATGGATAAACTAGACGTGCGCGAGGCATGGAAAAACCTAATGGGTAATGGTGTAAACAACTACACTCGCGAAATTATGCTAAGAAACAATACGCTGTATGTAGAGTTAACATCTTCGGTATTGCGCGAAGAGCTTACTCTTGGGAAAGCTAAGATAATAGCCATGATAAATGATGAACTAAAACGCGAAGTTGTAAAAAACATAGTGTTACGATAA
- a CDS encoding 50S ribosomal protein L33 translates to MAKKGNRIQVILECTEHKASGVAGTSRYITTKNKKNTPDRLEIKKFNPVLKRVTVHKEIK, encoded by the coding sequence ATGGCAAAGAAAGGTAATAGAATCCAGGTGATTTTAGAGTGTACTGAGCATAAAGCTTCTGGTGTTGCAGGAACTTCAAGGTACATTACTACTAAAAACAAAAAGAACACTCCGGACAGACTTGAGATTAAAAAATTTAATCCGGTTCTTAAAAGAGTGACTGTACATAAAGAAATTAAATAA
- a CDS encoding DNA polymerase III subunit epsilon — translation MELKLHKPICFFDLETTGTDISRDRIVEISILKVYPNGNKESCTWLVNPERPIPPATTAFHGITDDKVVNEPTFKELSHTIYNMIKDSDLGGYNSDRFDIPLLAEELLRAGVDFDMKNRVSVDVQTIFHKKEERTLSAAYKFYCGKTLDNAHTAEADTNATYEILKSQLERYDDLENDMKLLSEYTTRKKTVDFAGFIVLDPDGEEIFTFGKHKGAKVEKVLEQEPGYFGWIQNADFPLYTKKVLTAIKLRKLNNKLA, via the coding sequence ATGGAACTTAAGCTGCATAAACCTATTTGCTTTTTTGACCTTGAAACTACAGGTACAGATATATCGAGAGACCGAATTGTAGAGATCTCTATACTAAAGGTTTATCCTAATGGCAATAAAGAAAGCTGTACATGGCTGGTTAACCCCGAAAGACCTATACCACCTGCAACTACTGCTTTTCACGGTATTACCGATGATAAAGTGGTAAACGAGCCTACATTCAAAGAGCTTTCGCATACAATTTATAACATGATCAAAGATTCAGATCTTGGAGGGTATAACTCTGACAGGTTTGATATTCCGCTATTGGCTGAAGAGCTGCTTCGTGCAGGTGTTGACTTTGATATGAAAAACAGGGTGTCGGTAGATGTGCAGACTATCTTCCATAAAAAAGAAGAACGTACATTAAGTGCTGCGTATAAGTTTTACTGTGGTAAAACCCTGGATAATGCCCACACAGCAGAAGCGGATACTAACGCTACTTACGAAATTTTAAAATCGCAGCTGGAGCGTTACGACGATCTTGAGAACGACATGAAGCTGCTTTCTGAATATACTACCCGTAAAAAAACGGTAGATTTTGCAGGATTTATTGTCCTGGATCCTGACGGAGAGGAAATTTTTACATTTGGTAAACACAAAGGTGCCAAGGTAGAAAAAGTACTGGAGCAGGAACCCGGATATTTTGGATGGATTCAGAATGCTGATTTTCCGTTGTACACTAAGAAAGTGCTAACGGCAATCAAACTAAGAAAATTAAATAATAAATTGGCTTAA
- a CDS encoding damage-inducible protein CinA has protein sequence MKAAVVTIGDEILIGQITDTNTGYIAKALDKIGIGVHETRSISDERQHILETLAYFQNRVDVVIVTGGLGPTKDDVTKVAFCEYFDDHLVRDEAIEAHVIELIEKAMKRPASQMNKDQALVPSKAKVLHNAVGTAPGMWMERGDTAFISLPGVPYEMKYLVDNEIIPQFVEKYERPYILHKTIITHGQGESLVAERIEDWENNLPAFIKLAYLPNPGRVRLRLSARGEDEQFLKDTIDVEALKLKDIIGDIIVGFDEDETIEVVLGRLLKQKGKTLAAAESCTGGKIAQMITSVAGSSAYFKGSAVTYATDAKVNILKVEQQLIDVFSVVSAQVAENMALRAKTIFGSDYAVSTTGNAGPLKGDSAVEVGTVYIGVATPKGVFSEKLDLGQPREKVIERAANKALEKIYQEILKN, from the coding sequence ATGAAAGCAGCGGTTGTTACCATAGGCGATGAGATACTAATTGGCCAGATAACGGATACAAATACCGGTTATATAGCTAAGGCACTGGACAAGATAGGTATTGGCGTGCATGAAACACGATCTATTAGTGATGAAAGGCAGCATATCCTGGAGACGCTGGCTTATTTTCAGAATAGGGTAGATGTTGTAATTGTAACAGGCGGCCTTGGGCCAACTAAGGATGATGTTACAAAAGTGGCGTTCTGCGAATATTTTGATGATCATCTTGTGCGTGACGAAGCAATAGAAGCTCATGTGATTGAGCTTATAGAGAAGGCAATGAAAAGGCCGGCATCGCAAATGAATAAAGATCAGGCGCTGGTGCCTTCTAAAGCAAAAGTACTGCACAATGCGGTAGGTACTGCGCCCGGCATGTGGATGGAGCGCGGTGATACGGCGTTTATTTCGTTACCGGGAGTGCCGTATGAAATGAAATACCTTGTAGATAACGAGATCATTCCGCAATTTGTAGAAAAATACGAAAGGCCGTATATACTTCATAAAACGATAATTACGCACGGACAAGGGGAGAGCCTTGTTGCCGAACGTATAGAAGACTGGGAGAACAATCTCCCTGCATTCATAAAACTGGCTTACCTACCCAATCCGGGCCGTGTAAGGCTTCGCCTGAGTGCCAGGGGAGAAGATGAGCAGTTTCTTAAAGATACCATTGATGTCGAAGCACTTAAACTTAAGGATATTATTGGCGACATTATTGTTGGCTTTGATGAAGATGAAACGATTGAGGTTGTTTTAGGTAGGTTATTAAAGCAAAAGGGTAAAACCCTTGCTGCGGCAGAAAGCTGTACAGGGGGTAAAATTGCACAGATGATAACATCTGTAGCGGGATCTTCGGCCTATTTTAAAGGTAGTGCAGTTACGTATGCTACAGATGCAAAAGTAAATATACTTAAGGTAGAACAGCAGTTAATAGATGTTTTTAGTGTAGTTAGTGCACAGGTTGCCGAAAATATGGCACTAAGGGCAAAGACCATTTTTGGGTCGGATTATGCGGTTTCTACTACAGGAAATGCAGGGCCGCTTAAAGGTGATTCTGCGGTTGAGGTTGGTACCGTTTATATAGGTGTTGCAACCCCAAAAGGGGTGTTTAGCGAAAAGTTAGATCTGGGTCAGCCCCGTGAAAAGGTTATCGAGAGGGCTGCTAATAAGGCTCTTGAGAAAATTTATCAGGAAATTTTAAAAAACTAA